One window from the genome of Nocardioides conyzicola encodes:
- a CDS encoding copper transporter: protein MISYRHHVVSLVAVFLALAVGVVLGGGPLSDLGRDDRAAAASTAPAREAQRTADFGDQFAAASASTLYGGRLADHGVAVVTMPGADPDTTAALSAEVSAAGGKVVGTYTARAALTDPGQKALVDTLGSQLMTTLEDAVDADATTYERLGKLLALAATGDGADAETVRESLAGAELVDPSKGAKPADVVLVILGDHADPAILAGLTTGLAAKAKGVVVGGDTRSGVSGGDLVALRADPDADTVATVDGVDTALGQVTATLALIRSLTDPGGSFGASGSAGAVPLT from the coding sequence GTCGCCGTCTTCCTCGCCCTCGCCGTGGGCGTCGTGCTCGGAGGAGGTCCGCTCAGCGACCTCGGCCGTGACGACCGGGCGGCCGCGGCCAGCACCGCACCCGCGCGGGAGGCGCAGCGCACGGCCGACTTCGGCGACCAGTTCGCCGCCGCCTCCGCGTCGACGCTGTACGGCGGCCGGCTCGCCGACCATGGGGTCGCGGTCGTCACCATGCCCGGTGCCGACCCCGACACGACCGCGGCACTGTCCGCCGAGGTGTCCGCTGCCGGCGGCAAGGTCGTCGGCACGTACACCGCCCGGGCGGCGCTCACCGACCCCGGACAGAAGGCGCTCGTCGACACCCTCGGCAGCCAGCTGATGACCACGCTCGAGGACGCCGTCGACGCGGACGCGACGACGTACGAACGCCTCGGGAAGCTGCTGGCGCTGGCGGCCACCGGAGACGGGGCCGACGCGGAGACGGTGCGGGAGAGCCTGGCCGGCGCGGAGCTGGTGGACCCGTCGAAGGGCGCCAAGCCGGCCGACGTCGTCCTGGTGATCCTCGGGGACCACGCCGACCCGGCGATCCTGGCGGGACTCACGACGGGCCTCGCCGCCAAGGCGAAGGGCGTCGTCGTCGGCGGGGACACGAGGTCCGGGGTGTCCGGCGGTGACCTGGTCGCGCTGCGCGCCGACCCGGACGCGGACACCGTCGCGACCGTCGACGGGGTCGACACGGCCCTGGGCCAGGTGACCGCGACGCTCGCCCTGATCCGGTCCCTGACCGATCCGGGCGGGTCCTTCGGTGCGTCGGGTTCGGCGGGAGCCGTGCCTCTCACGTAG